In Aspergillus luchuensis IFO 4308 DNA, chromosome 1, nearly complete sequence, the following are encoded in one genomic region:
- a CDS encoding uncharacterized protein (COG:S;~EggNog:ENOG410PS4Z) has translation MPVASLYLLALTTDTSTFLNSLRSSRTVIVSSRPRHAVIRPTVLDQDILTKTPWDLLVLIQPPSDSPPIPSTLQSQIKTQYHVTVGIPSKLLATYASRDESLKRTASSVPLTGSLDQARSKPTSQSLELSPDLLNFMDKLTPQHSGPVTMLNLLHFNHPNGKKSYYQYGQSFIPVAGKRGGDAKIVGNVVKPKSGTANAVDSRGNWERKEEDWWNEISIVHYPSIRHFCDMLAGEDYQEINEKYRLSALKDTFLLCTTEFDVEGASSKL, from the exons ATGCCAGTCGCATCCCTCTATCTGCTTGCACTCACTACCGACACAAGCACCTTTCTCAACTCCCTCCGCTCCTCTCGTACCGTGATCGTAAGCTCTAGACCGCGACATGCCGTGATTCGTCCCACAGTCCTCGACCAGGACATTCTAACCAAGACGCCTTGGGATCTTCTCGTTCTCATCCAACCGCCTTCGGATTCACCTCCGATCCCCTCTACTCTTCAATCTCAAATAAAGACCCAGTACCATGTAACAGTGGGAATACCTTCCAAATTACTCGCCACCTACGCCTCACGAGACGAGTCCCTTAAGCGCACTGCTTCATCCGTCCCATTGACTGGATCCTTAGACCAGGCACGCAGCAAACCGACCTCCCAAAGCCTGGAACTCTCACCCGATCTCCTTAACTTTATGGATAAGCTTACACCTCAGCATTCGGGGCCTGTAACGATGCTCAATCTGCTTCACTTCAACCACCcgaatgggaagaagagctACTACCAGTATGGGCAGTCTTTCATTCCTGTGGCTGGAAAGAGAGGCGGGGATGCAAAGATAGTGGGTAACGTGGTAAAGCCAAAGTCTGGAACTGCGAATGCTGTGGACTCGAGAGGAAActgggagagaaaggaggaggattggTGGAATGAGATATCTATCGTGCATTATCCTTCTATCCGCCACTTCTGTGATATGCTTGCTGGGGAGGACTACCAGGAGATCAACGAAAAATATCGATTGTCG GCTCTGAAGGACACATTCTTACTTTGCACAACTGAGTTTGATGTGGAAGGAGCATCTTCAAAACTCTAA
- a CDS encoding uncharacterized protein (COG:I;~EggNog:ENOG410Q4K2;~InterPro:IPR019826,IPR002018,IPR029058;~MEROPS:MER0033241;~PFAM:PF00135;~SECRETED:SignalP(1-21)) — translation MRRRTFIASLSLLYSCVPADASLTVLFQNDGNWTTHAEKPSALFVNNALTYQNAQETCAQYNESLLSCKDYPDFHYSFTYQQYLKNIGSDQLFWSSCSSDRPTTWNGELANTSSPAGLPFLCSNSAKFVKQVDTDYSDFPRVNASANGVTFEGLRDHMAFRFMGIPFAQPPVGELRFKYAQEWAKSSYVNATRYGPACIQSGWYDGNSYGLNPWGNSEDCLHLNVYTPSLPSAKDETNSYRPVMLWIHGGGETSGTGADSTFDGDSFVSRNDVVLVTINYRVNIFGYLSLDDSTIPGNAQLTDKIEALKWVQKYIRAFGGDPNNVTIFGQSAGASSVIDLLTTPKANGLFQNAIAQSIAGHVETSNASAAAILPYIQPLCNNTTGTQRLKFLQSLPAETLLNISSYVTWDTVIDNRYIFDYPLTQIAKGEINKVNFITGFMPEEAQSILQTTISPNATNFTTTLQTLVSSGSITKSEEKAVLSSDLWRNYSTPYNATIHVDSPASMTCYSKEFASVGAASHAYKSLYVYLHQRAYGLNYYDWYDLCTYPVGKPDTPYYKCHSGDLYEVFGTYYLFDLPVRAPEDIYYTNMVQDMWAAFARRGDPNVDEGYLRARGYFSSLKLMERWQWDEFTEGRGSKNVANLQYPAPFYSGLPYMEECAVLGLEHTN, via the coding sequence ATGAGGCGCCGTACGTTCATCGCCAGCCTGAGCTTGCTGTATAGCTGTGTACCAGCAGATGCCAGTCTCACTGTACTCTTCCAGAATGACGGCAACTGGACAACACATGCTGAAAAGCCCAGCGCACTCTTCGTCAACAATGCTTTGACCTACCAAAATGCGCAGGAAACCTGTGCGCAGTACAATGAATCACTTCTTAGCTGCAAAGACTATCCCGACTTCCATTATTCATTCACATACCAACAATATTTGAAGAACATTGGCTCAGATCAGCTCTTCTGGTCTTCTTGCAGCTCAGACCGTCCGACAACATGGAACGGCGAACTAGCCAATACTTCCTCGCCTGCTGGTCTTCCCTTCCTATGCTCCAACTCCGCCAAGTTCGTCAAGCAAGTGGATACCGATTATTCTGACTTCCCAAGAGTCAATGCTAGCGCCAATGGCGTCACCTTCGAGGGTCTGCGCGACCATATGGCATTCCGCTTCATGGGAATCCCCTTCGCCCAGCCTCCCGTGGGAGAGCTTCGCTTTAAATATGCCCAAGAATGGGCTAAGAGCTCTTACGTCAACGCCACCAGATACGGCCCTGCATGTATCCAATCTGGCTGGTATGACGGAAACAGCTACGGCCTCAACCCCTGGGGAAATAGTGAGGACTGCTTGCACTTGAACGTCTACAccccttctcttccgtcAGCCAAAGACGAAACAAATTCCTACAGGCCAGTTATGCTCTGGATCCACGGAGGTGGCGAGACTTCAGGAACCGGTGCCGACTCCACCTTCGACGGCGATAGCTTCGTCAGCCGCAACGACGTCGTTCTAGTCACCATAAACTACCGGGTCAACATCTTCGGCTATCTGAGCCTCGATGACTCTACCATTCCCGGGAACGCTCAACTCACTGACAAGATTGAGGCGCTCAAATGGGTCCAGAAATACATCCGAGCCTTTGGCGGAGACCCCAACAACGTGACCATCTTCGGTCAATCCGCCGGTGCTTCGTCCGTCATTGATCTACTCACTACCCCCAAAGCCAACGGCCTTTTCCAAAACGCCATCGCCCAGTCCATCGCCGGCCACGTCGAGACCTCCAACGCTTCAGCTGCCGCTATTCTCCCTTACATTCAGCCCCTCTGCAATAACACTACGGGAACTCAGCGCCTCAAGTTCCTGCAATCCCTCCCTGCTGAAACTCTCCTGAACATCAGCTCCTACGTAACCTGGGACACCGTCATCGACAACCGCTACATCTTCGACTACCCACTCACCCAGATCGCTAAAGGCGAGATCAACAAGGTCAATTTCATTACCGGCTTCATGCCCGAGGAGGCAcaatccatcctccaaaccACTATCTCCCCCAACGCCACaaacttcaccaccaccctccaaaccctcgTCAGCAGCGGCTCCATCACAAAGTCCGAAGAAAAGGCCGTGCTCTCCTCTGACCTCTGGAGGAACTACTCCACTCCCTACAATGCAACCATCCACGTTGACTCGCCCGCCAGCATGACCTGCTACTCCAAGGAATTTGCCTCCGTAGGCGCAGCATCCCACGCATACAAAAGTCTCTACGTGTACCTGCACCAGCGCGCCTACGGTCTAAACTACTATGACTGGTATGATCTCTGCACGTACCCCGTTGGCAAGCCCGACACACCTTACTACAAATGTCACTCTGGGGATTTGTATGAGGTGTTTGGCACATACTATTTGTTTGATTTGCCGGTCCGTGCGCCAGAGGATATCTATTATACGAATATGGTGCAGGATATGTGGGCAGCGTTTGCCAGACGCGGAGATCCGAATGTTGACGAGGGGTATCTTCGTGCAAGGGGGTACTTCAGCAGCctgaagttgatggagaggtgGCAGTGGGATGAGTTCACGGAGGGACGTGGAAGCAAGAACGTGGCTAATCTGCAGTATCCTGCGCCATTCTACTCTGGATTGCCGTATATGGAAGAATGTGCTGTTTTGGGCCTGGAGCATACCAACTAG